The proteins below come from a single Eremothecium sinecaudum strain ATCC 58844 chromosome II, complete sequence genomic window:
- the STU2 gene encoding Stu2p (Syntenic homolog of Ashbya gossypii ACL132C; Syntenic homolog of Saccharomyces cerevisiae YLR045C (STU2)) gives MSEEEDFTKLSLKQRLSHKSWKARQSAYQELGSTFEKCSLLNIPNEVSAYWEYPEQFSKFIVDSNVVAQESAIGALHTLLGFMAQMADSLPDTSLLRSEWIPPLVEKGLSSSRAGTKTKSLESILFLASFDNSIRSTIELMLPFTANKLPRLVSSLMNALAKLVESFGFIGVKNDFWPEVLNPLPKLAGHADRNVRSETMNFILEIYKWVGKEFLESLLLEKLKPIQQKDLDKLFAQYDGTIPPASQPRLFHWQILMQQETAVAGVDGDGDTLMGDAFANSGKTISPVVIDGSATAVADPYDLLPVVSIMKNFPPDFEAQTKSPKWKDRVEALQKVYDEILKPAKKLDQSDDYSLYIRILVQILVKDANLQAATTAANSVAHLVTCLREGIAPYAPSVLDALLQRTKEKKPSVSEAVGEALDLVSKYHGVDNCLECAVEYMNHKIPQVRLEATNFLTRMLQKEWRQTKSKLKDEAIVRMLPDIVPAIVKVVNDTQPSLRDSGFECFATMMKLLGEKEFSDALEKVGSQKKKKIYEHYEKVVLTAPPVVPAITNNHPPPSHAQHGRTAKLTNTSTTMNHAKYNPLENRSLTHQDSSQKLKSPSSSIPIKRGPSSPLKDKNQSKGNAGAKPRLVGRSANHPARGTQFTSSSLAPPQPANSQVSAASAALMTELEELRNQKAKWNKERQELVAKLTSFQTQTSQLNSENQMLQNQLNDFQMTLNEKTMTLRSKDLQITKLKNRLATLESELDAMLTASNIPNTPAKTVLEGIHSISPSRNGSVNGESVYGDINHSDPCISIHPHNPQQSRKTSGGSLRINTGLTSRFSPLASSILVATSSESNDDLQRRVNSLHIMDTSNAVAGSTPTNGSSTSFFSDESWKRAAEVTNQLKARIERMRAKTRGLNLDADDV, from the coding sequence ATGAGTGAGGAAGAGGATTTTACAAAGCTTTCGTTAAAGCAGAGGCTATCGCATAAGTCATGGAAAGCAAGACAAAGTGCTTATCAGGAATTGGGATCTACGTTTGAGAAATGCTCGTTGTTGAACATTCCCAATGAGGTTTCGGCGTATTGGGAGTACCCGGAACAGTTCAGTAAGTTTATTGTGGATTCGAATGTTGTAGCACAAGAAAGTGCGATTGGGGCGCTACATACTTTATTGGGCTTTATGGCTCAGATGGCCGATTCATTACCGGATACGTCATTGCTACGATCAGAGTGGATACCTCCTTTGGTAGAGAAGGGATTGAGTTCCTCTCGGGCTGGTACTAAGACGAAGTCGTTGGAAAGCATATTATTTTTGGCATCTTTTGACAACAGTATTAGATCTACGATTGAGCTGATGTTACCATTCACCGCTAATAAGCTGCCGAGATTGGTGAGTAGTTTGATGAATGCGCTAGCGAAACTTGTGGAGTCGTTTGGATTTATAGGTGTGAAGAACGATTTTTGGCCTGAGGTTTTGAACCCATTGCCGAAGTTGGCTGGCCATGCTGATAGAAATGTCAGATCTGAGACTATGAACTTCATCCTAGAGATCTACAAGTGGGTGGGGAAAGAATTCTTGGAAAGTCTACTCTTAGAGAAGTTGAAGCCTATCCAACAGAAGGATTTGGACAAGCTTTTTGCTCAATACGATGGTACGATACCTCCTGCGTCACAGCCTAGGCTATTCCATTGGCAGATTCTTATGCAGCAAGAAACCGCCGTTGCTGGGGTTGATGGAGATGGGGACACCTTAATGGGCGACGCCTTTGCTAACAGTGGGAAAACCATATCACCAGTGGTGATAGATGGCTCCGCGACAGCTGTAGCTGACCCCTACGATCTGTTACCTGTTGTCAGTATTATGAAAAACTTTCCTCCGGATTTTGAAGCGCAGACGAAGTCCCCTAAATGGAAGGACCGTGTCGAGGCGCTACAAAAGGTCTATGACGAAATACTAAAACCAGCCAAAAAATTAGATCAATCGGATGACTATTCGTTATACATTCGCATATTGGTTCAGATACTTGTAAAGGATGCTAACTTGCAGGCTGCCACCACCGCTGCGAACTCTGTTGCACATTTAGTGACATGCTTAAGAGAAGGAATTGCCCCATACGCGCCTTCTGTATTAGATGCCCTTTTACAAAGAACAAAAGAGAAGAAACCGTCAGTTAGTGAGGCCGTAGGAGAAGCCCTAGATCTAGTATCAAAATACCATGGTGTAGATAACTGTTTAGAATGTGCGGTTGAATACATGAATCACAAGATTCCTCAGGTTAGGTTGGAAGCCACGAACTTTTTGACAAGGATGCTACAAAAAGAATGGCGGCAAACTAAAAGCAAGTTGAAAGATGAGGCTATTGTTAGAATGTTGCCTGACATTGTTCCAGCAATTGTGAAGGTTGTAAATGATACCCAACCATCTCTGAGGGACTCCGGGTTTGAATGTTTTGCTACTATGATGAAGTTACTGGGAGAAAAGGAATTTAGCGATGCACTTGAGAAAGTAGGAAGtcaaaagaagaaaaagataTATGAGCATTACGAAAAGGTTGTTCTTACCGCTCCTCCGGTGGTACCTGCCATCACTAATAATCACCCTCCACCATCCCATGCGCAACATGGTAGAACGGCTAAGCTCACTAACACCTCAACGACTATGAATCACGCTAAATATAATCCCTTAGAGAATCGTTCGTTAACACACCAAGATTCTTCTCAGAAGCTGAAGTCTCCTTCTTCATCTATCCCGATTAAGCGAGGCCCCAGTTCACCATTAAAAGATAAAAATCAATCTAAAGGAAATGCCGGTGCAAAACCTCGCCTGGTGGGACGCTCTGCAAACCACCCTGCTCGAGGTACGCAATTTACTTCGAGTTCGTTAGCCCCGCCTCAACCCGCCAATTCACAAGTATCAGCCGCATCAGCCGCTTTAATGACAGAATTGGAGGAGCTAAGGAACCAGAAAGCAAAATGGAACAAGGAACGTCAAGAATTGGTAGCTAAACTGACCAGTTTCCAAACCCAAACTTCCCAATTGAATTCAGAAAACCAAATGTTGCAGAATCAATTGAATGATTTTCAAATGACATTGAATGAGAAAACCATGACGCTTCGTTCCAAAGATTTGCAGATAACGAAGCTCAAAAATCGTCTTGCCACTTTAGAGAGTGAATTAGATGCTATGTTGACCGCCTCAAATATACCCAACACCCCAGCGAAAACTGTACTAGAAGGTATACACTCAATATCACCATCACGTAATGGTAGCGTCAATGGGGAGAGTGTCTATGGCGACATCAATCATAGTGATCCATGTATTAGTATCCATCCACATAATCCTCAGCAATCAAGGAAAACATCTGGGGGATCCCTACGTATCAATACCGGCTTGACGAGTAGGTTTTCTCCGTTAGCGTCATCTATACTGGTTGCAACATCCAGTGAATCTAACGATGACTTACAAAGGCGCGTAAACTCTCTTCACATAATGGACACTTCGAATGCTGTTGCGGGTAGCACACCCACTAATGGTAGCAGCACTTCCTTCTTTAGTGATGAGTCTTGGAAGCGTGCAGCCGAAGTTACAAACCAATTGAAGGCCCGCATTGAAAGAATGAGAGCAAAAACGCGGGGTTTAAACTTGGACGCAGATGATGTCTAA